A genomic region of Actinomycetota bacterium contains the following coding sequences:
- a CDS encoding zinc ribbon domain-containing protein, giving the protein MMEMKTCPQCGNENRPESRFCARCGAVLEAQAPPPQPTAPAAAPPTAPPPAQPLPAAAPYPQATATPPATPPYSQAVAAPAAAARPPVAPPMARAAGKTRGAAFWIGAVIILVAGVLILISTFMSWGTGPRGYLSLSGWDWFDIGRSGGGTSGDIVNPFFVYSEGYPVFTGLCSLIAGGLLAFLGLLTLLARSKALGGVALLFAIFALGMAVTNLTTILRTEGITLGVGMYLFLVFSFMGLVGGGMSLSG; this is encoded by the coding sequence TTGATGGAGATGAAGACCTGTCCACAGTGCGGGAACGAAAACCGCCCGGAGTCGCGCTTCTGCGCGAGATGCGGCGCCGTCCTGGAGGCGCAGGCGCCGCCGCCGCAACCGACGGCTCCCGCCGCTGCGCCGCCCACGGCGCCGCCCCCGGCGCAACCACTCCCAGCGGCAGCGCCCTATCCGCAGGCCACGGCCACTCCTCCCGCAACGCCTCCCTATTCACAGGCCGTGGCCGCTCCGGCCGCGGCGGCGAGGCCTCCCGTGGCCCCGCCGATGGCGAGAGCGGCAGGGAAGACCAGGGGTGCGGCCTTCTGGATCGGGGCCGTGATCATCCTGGTCGCCGGCGTCCTCATCCTGATAAGCACCTTTATGAGCTGGGGCACCGGTCCGCGCGGCTATCTTTCCCTCTCCGGGTGGGACTGGTTCGACATCGGAAGGTCCGGTGGGGGGACATCGGGGGATATCGTCAACCCCTTCTTCGTCTACTCCGAGGGTTATCCCGTCTTCACCGGCCTCTGTTCCCTCATCGCTGGGGGGTTGCTGGCCTTTCTCGGGCTGCTCACGCTACTGGCCAGGAGCAAGGCGCTGGGGGGCGTCGCCCTGCTCTTCGCCATCTTCGCCCTGGGCATGGCGGTCACCAACCTCACCACCATCCTGCGCACCGAGGGCATCACCCTGGGAGTCGGCATGTACCTCTTCCTGGTCTTCTCTTTCATGGGCCTGGTGGGGGGAGGGATGTCGCTCTCCGGCTGA
- a CDS encoding nitrogenase reductase, which yields MPKVLVCGRGGSGKSTLVALLARELGERGKVLVVDADESNLGLAGMLGVEPPANTVMGYLGGKRAVGEKLMARLRGEGDEELRLFEESLDPAGLPADVAGGNGVLSMVRIGKIEHSMEGCACPMGVVARSFLKSIAAGDGEWVLVDTEAGIEHFGRGVLEGADYVLAVVDPSREAVSLAEKACRLAEEAGKPCGVVLSKVDERVRQVLVDKLAQAGLAAIAEVPYSETVARANLEGGPVADERLGEAVRGVLAAVEAGLRP from the coding sequence ATGCCTAAGGTCTTGGTTTGTGGCCGCGGTGGAAGCGGTAAGAGCACCCTGGTGGCCCTCCTCGCGAGGGAGCTGGGCGAACGGGGGAAGGTGCTGGTGGTGGACGCGGACGAGTCCAACCTCGGCCTGGCCGGGATGCTGGGGGTGGAGCCGCCGGCGAACACCGTCATGGGCTACCTGGGCGGCAAGCGGGCGGTGGGCGAGAAGCTCATGGCCCGCCTGAGGGGGGAGGGTGACGAGGAACTGCGGCTCTTCGAGGAGAGCCTGGACCCGGCGGGCCTGCCCGCGGACGTCGCCGGCGGTAACGGCGTTCTGTCCATGGTGAGGATCGGTAAGATCGAGCACAGCATGGAGGGCTGCGCCTGTCCCATGGGCGTTGTGGCGCGCTCGTTCCTGAAGAGCATAGCCGCCGGGGACGGGGAATGGGTGCTGGTGGACACCGAGGCGGGCATCGAGCACTTCGGACGCGGCGTCCTGGAGGGAGCGGATTACGTCCTGGCGGTGGTCGATCCCTCGCGGGAGGCGGTTTCCCTCGCGGAGAAGGCATGCCGCCTCGCGGAGGAGGCAGGGAAACCGTGCGGGGTGGTACTCAGCAAGGTGGATGAAAGGGTAAGGCAGGTTCTGGTGGATAAGCTGGCCCAGGCGGGGCTGGCCGCCATCGCCGAGGTCCCCTATTCGGAGACAGTGGCGCGGGCGAACCTCGAGGGCGGACCCGTGGCGGATGAAAGGCTGGGCGAAGCCGTGCGCGGCGTCCTGGCGGCGGTGGAAGCCGGCCTCAGGCCCTGA
- a CDS encoding iron ABC transporter substrate-binding protein: MKGEARKLLRGTITLILLSAVLLAALSLAGCGGKGGGEASGPGSRIITDLAGREVEVTVPAERVTAIGPGALRLVCYAGGADKVVGIENVEKQWSTGRPYIMAHPELLNLPVIGQGGPDSTPDPEMLLSVDPDVIFVAYLVDAAKADELQSKTGIPVVVLSYGQLGTFDREIYDSISLIGEIIGEEERAEEVIAYIKGCRDDLAGRTADIPAGEKPRVYVGAIGMKGTHGIESTQGNFPPLASIGAVNVVDETGSKGSVMIDKEKLIAWNPDIIFIDESGLQMVRDDYAGNPGFYNSLKAVKEGKVYGYLPYNYYTTNIDTAIADAYFMGKAVFPEAFEDVDPEAKADEIYGFLLGEALYRRMAADFGGFKKIDLGSL, translated from the coding sequence ATGAAGGGAGAGGCAAGGAAGTTGCTGAGAGGCACCATCACCCTGATCCTGCTTTCGGCGGTCCTTCTGGCGGCGCTGTCGCTCGCCGGCTGCGGCGGCAAGGGCGGGGGCGAGGCCTCCGGGCCGGGGAGCAGGATCATCACCGACCTCGCGGGGCGCGAGGTGGAGGTCACCGTGCCCGCGGAGAGGGTCACGGCCATCGGGCCCGGCGCTCTGCGGCTGGTCTGCTACGCGGGTGGCGCGGACAAGGTGGTGGGGATCGAGAACGTGGAGAAACAGTGGTCCACGGGGAGGCCGTACATCATGGCCCACCCCGAGCTGCTCAACCTGCCGGTGATCGGGCAGGGAGGCCCCGACTCCACCCCCGATCCGGAGATGCTGCTCAGCGTGGACCCGGACGTGATCTTCGTGGCCTACCTGGTGGATGCGGCCAAGGCCGACGAGCTGCAGTCGAAGACGGGCATCCCCGTGGTGGTGCTGAGCTACGGCCAGCTCGGCACCTTCGACCGGGAGATATACGATTCCATCTCCCTCATCGGGGAGATCATCGGCGAAGAAGAGAGGGCGGAGGAGGTCATCGCCTACATCAAGGGATGCCGGGACGACCTCGCAGGGCGCACCGCGGATATCCCGGCTGGCGAGAAGCCGAGGGTCTACGTGGGGGCCATAGGCATGAAGGGCACCCACGGCATCGAGAGCACCCAGGGCAACTTCCCGCCCCTGGCCTCCATCGGAGCCGTCAACGTGGTGGACGAGACGGGCAGCAAGGGAAGCGTGATGATCGACAAGGAAAAGCTCATAGCCTGGAACCCCGACATCATCTTCATAGACGAGTCGGGGCTGCAGATGGTGAGGGACGACTACGCGGGCAACCCGGGATTCTACAACTCCCTAAAGGCGGTGAAGGAAGGGAAGGTCTATGGTTACCTGCCCTATAACTACTACACCACCAACATCGACACCGCCATCGCCGACGCCTATTTCATGGGCAAGGCCGTGTTCCCGGAGGCCTTCGAGGATGTCGACCCGGAGGCGAAGGCCGACGAGATCTACGGGTTCCTGCTGGGCGAGGCCCTGTACCGGCGCATGGCGGCCGACTTCGGAGGCTTCAAGAAGATCGACCTGGGTTCGCTGTAG
- a CDS encoding methyltransferase domain-containing protein, with protein MMTAVSDFFNQRADTWDDENAVERKAVSERIIRGLGIRPGSRVLDAGCGTGLIIPWLLEAVGEAGHVTALDIAERMLALAREKHAGPNLEFIHADLADTPFLDCSFDEVVCHNCFPHVADKRGAAQEMFRILRPGGRATVCHNESREEVNALHRFIGGEVGLDMLPGMDEMEEMFSCAGFVEVRVHDGEDMFVLVARKPGPKGLDGAGDKA; from the coding sequence ATGATGACGGCGGTAAGCGACTTCTTCAACCAGAGGGCGGATACCTGGGACGACGAGAACGCCGTGGAGAGGAAGGCGGTGAGCGAACGCATCATCCGCGGCCTCGGGATCAGGCCGGGAAGCAGGGTGCTGGACGCGGGATGCGGCACCGGCCTCATCATACCCTGGTTGCTGGAGGCGGTTGGGGAGGCCGGGCACGTCACCGCCCTGGACATCGCGGAGCGCATGTTGGCCCTGGCGCGCGAGAAACACGCGGGCCCCAACCTGGAGTTCATACACGCCGACCTCGCGGACACCCCGTTCCTCGACTGTTCCTTCGACGAGGTGGTGTGCCACAACTGTTTTCCGCACGTGGCCGACAAGCGGGGTGCCGCCCAGGAGATGTTCCGCATCCTCAGGCCGGGGGGAAGGGCGACGGTATGCCACAACGAGAGCCGGGAGGAGGTCAATGCCCTGCACCGCTTCATCGGGGGCGAGGTGGGCCTGGACATGCTTCCCGGCATGGACGAGATGGAGGAGATGTTCTCTTGCGCCGGGTTCGTGGAGGTCCGCGTGCACGACGGCGAGGACATGTTCGTTCTGGTGGCGCGCAAACCCGGACCGAAAGGGCTTGACGGGGCCGGGGATAAGGCTTGA
- a CDS encoding ABC transporter ATP-binding protein, translated as MMLTVDGIAFSYGTRPVLESVSIDVKRGEICSILGNNGAGKTTLLKCILGILRPRSGVVLLAGEDTSRLARMEVARRMGYVAQRDGGGRRLTVFDAVLMGRRPHIGWGTGAGDLKVVEEVLGALNLEDLALRYLDELSGGEQQKVMLARALAQEPGILLLDEPTSNLDLRNQFEVMETLGRVVAERGIAALMAIHDVNLALRFSHKFILLRGGSVFACGGPEIIDEESMEKVYGVKVEVETRGDTRMVVPVSACRHAGGDVGGRGAGDGKR; from the coding sequence GTGATGCTGACGGTCGACGGCATCGCTTTCAGTTACGGCACCAGGCCGGTGCTGGAGTCGGTCTCCATCGATGTCAAGAGGGGGGAGATCTGCTCCATCCTGGGGAACAACGGGGCAGGGAAAACCACCCTGCTCAAGTGCATCCTGGGCATCCTGCGGCCGCGCTCGGGCGTGGTGCTCCTGGCGGGGGAGGATACCTCCCGCCTGGCACGCATGGAGGTGGCGCGACGCATGGGCTACGTGGCCCAGAGGGACGGCGGCGGCCGCCGGCTCACCGTCTTCGACGCCGTGCTCATGGGCCGCAGGCCGCACATCGGCTGGGGCACGGGCGCCGGGGACCTGAAGGTGGTGGAGGAGGTGCTGGGCGCCCTCAACCTCGAGGACCTGGCCCTCCGCTACCTGGACGAGCTGAGCGGGGGGGAGCAACAGAAGGTGATGCTCGCCAGGGCCCTGGCACAGGAGCCCGGGATCCTGCTGCTGGACGAGCCCACGAGCAACCTGGACCTCAGGAACCAGTTCGAGGTGATGGAGACGCTGGGGAGGGTGGTGGCGGAGAGGGGCATCGCGGCCCTCATGGCCATCCACGACGTCAACCTCGCCCTGCGTTTCTCGCACAAGTTCATCCTTTTGAGAGGGGGTTCCGTCTTCGCCTGCGGTGGCCCGGAGATCATCGACGAGGAGAGCATGGAGAAGGTCTACGGCGTGAAGGTGGAGGTGGAGACACGGGGAGACACGAGGATGGTGGTACCGGTGAGCGCGTGCCGCCATGCCGGGGGAGACGTCGGAGGGAGAGGTGCAGGCGATGGAAAAAGGTGA
- the tsaA gene encoding tRNA (N6-threonylcarbamoyladenosine(37)-N6)-methyltransferase TrmO — MELVAIGVIRSPYRTMDEAPFQGRFSREEAELEIYEDYADGLKDVEASRYLILLYWGHLADRGVLQTVTPWGPEVRGVFACRSPSRPNPVEFCVVELLRREGNRLVVRGLDAVDGSAIVDIKPYSAKIDSIPDATIGWFEEGRG; from the coding sequence ATGGAGCTCGTGGCCATAGGGGTGATAAGGTCGCCCTACCGCACCATGGACGAGGCGCCCTTCCAGGGACGCTTCTCCCGCGAGGAGGCGGAGCTGGAGATATACGAGGACTACGCGGACGGCCTCAAGGACGTGGAGGCTTCGCGTTACCTCATCCTGCTCTACTGGGGCCACCTCGCTGACCGCGGCGTTCTGCAGACGGTCACGCCCTGGGGGCCCGAGGTGCGCGGGGTGTTCGCCTGCCGTTCCCCCTCGCGTCCCAACCCGGTGGAGTTCTGCGTGGTGGAGCTGCTGCGGCGCGAGGGGAACCGCCTGGTGGTGCGGGGGCTGGACGCCGTGGACGGGAGCGCCATCGTCGACATCAAGCCCTACAGCGCGAAGATAGACTCCATCCCCGACGCAACCATCGGCTGGTTCGAGGAAGGGCGGGGGTAG
- a CDS encoding glycosyltransferase family 4 protein, with product MRIAMIAPVWIPVPPEGYGGIERVLKLLVDELAERGEEVTLFAAGPSKTRARQVIYLDPAPTEHMGETLFDAYHVGQAYRSVAKGPYDLVHDHSGFLGPAFAGLIPQPVVHTLHGPFTRDVRMFYTAFRNDCYYVAISRRQREGCPDLNYLGVVPNAVDVEEHRPSPEKEDYLVCVSRICEAKGTENAVLLARRAGCRIVLAGKIDPGTDRAYFEQRVRPHLDGERAIYLGEVSQEEKVRLIARARAFLFPIQWEEPFGLVMAEALACGTPVLATRWGAAPEVVEHGVTGFLADTPEGLQEYLERIDEIDPRACRRAAEERFSPRAMAESYLEIYTRALEAHRSRLRPTHVRPA from the coding sequence ATGCGCATAGCCATGATCGCGCCGGTGTGGATCCCGGTCCCGCCCGAGGGATACGGGGGGATAGAAAGGGTGCTCAAGCTCCTGGTGGACGAACTGGCGGAAAGGGGCGAGGAGGTGACCCTCTTCGCCGCCGGCCCTTCCAAGACCCGCGCCAGGCAGGTCATCTACCTGGACCCGGCGCCCACGGAGCACATGGGCGAGACCCTTTTCGACGCCTACCACGTGGGACAGGCCTACCGCTCCGTCGCCAAGGGCCCCTACGACCTGGTGCACGACCATTCCGGCTTCCTCGGCCCGGCCTTCGCGGGACTCATACCCCAGCCGGTGGTGCACACCCTGCACGGCCCCTTTACGCGGGACGTCCGCATGTTCTATACCGCCTTCCGCAACGACTGCTACTACGTGGCCATAAGCAGGCGGCAGCGGGAGGGGTGCCCCGACCTCAACTACCTGGGCGTGGTGCCCAACGCCGTGGACGTGGAGGAGCACCGTCCCTCGCCGGAAAAGGAGGACTACCTGGTCTGCGTGAGCCGCATCTGCGAGGCGAAGGGGACGGAGAACGCGGTACTCCTGGCCAGGCGCGCGGGTTGCCGCATAGTGCTCGCGGGCAAGATCGATCCGGGAACGGATCGCGCCTACTTCGAGCAGCGGGTACGCCCCCACCTCGACGGGGAGAGGGCGATCTACCTGGGAGAGGTGTCCCAGGAGGAGAAAGTGCGCCTGATCGCCCGCGCCCGCGCCTTCCTCTTCCCCATCCAGTGGGAGGAGCCCTTCGGGCTGGTGATGGCGGAGGCCCTGGCCTGCGGGACCCCGGTGCTCGCCACGCGCTGGGGGGCGGCGCCGGAGGTGGTGGAGCACGGCGTGACCGGCTTCCTGGCGGACACCCCCGAGGGACTGCAGGAGTACCTGGAACGCATCGACGAGATAGACCCCCGCGCCTGCCGCCGCGCGGCGGAGGAGCGCTTCAGCCCGCGGGCGATGGCCGAGAGTTATCTGGAAATCTATACCAGGGCGCTCGAGGCGCACCGCTCGCGCCTGCGGCCCACCCACGTGCGCCCCGCCTGA
- a CDS encoding iron ABC transporter permease: MTIGSAGVTPLEVLKALFGQADQRTTQIVIHIRLVRVLAAVVAGIGLAVAGCVMQGVLLNPLASDYTLGVSQGAAFGAALAIVAMGAGSVQSTGADAVLIKNPYLVTVAAFAGAISATLAVLFLARYKGISPEAMILAGIAFGSLFSAGTVITQYFANDVQVASIVFWTFGDVGRASWQELAIMTAVTLPVAAFFILNRWNYNTLESGDDTARSLGVNVGRTRMVGMFLASLVTAVAVSFLGIIAFVGLVSPHLVRRVIGGDYRYLIPGACAMGAFLLLASDTLSRTIIAPVVLPVGAITSFMGAPLFLYLLAKGYRRA; this comes from the coding sequence ATGACCATCGGTTCCGCGGGCGTCACTCCCCTCGAGGTGCTGAAGGCGCTTTTCGGGCAGGCGGACCAGCGCACCACGCAGATCGTCATCCACATCAGGCTGGTGCGCGTCCTTGCGGCCGTGGTGGCCGGGATCGGTCTGGCGGTGGCGGGATGCGTCATGCAGGGGGTGCTCCTCAACCCCCTCGCCTCCGACTACACCCTGGGGGTCTCGCAGGGGGCGGCCTTCGGCGCCGCCCTGGCCATCGTGGCCATGGGGGCGGGAAGCGTGCAGAGCACGGGCGCCGACGCGGTTCTCATCAAGAACCCTTACCTGGTCACCGTGGCCGCCTTTGCCGGCGCCATCTCCGCCACCCTGGCCGTCCTCTTCCTGGCCAGGTACAAGGGGATCTCGCCCGAGGCCATGATCCTGGCGGGCATAGCCTTCGGCTCGCTCTTCTCCGCGGGGACGGTCATCACGCAGTACTTCGCCAACGACGTGCAGGTGGCGTCCATCGTCTTCTGGACCTTCGGCGACGTGGGAAGGGCCTCCTGGCAGGAACTGGCGATCATGACCGCGGTCACCCTTCCCGTCGCCGCCTTTTTCATCCTCAACCGCTGGAATTACAATACGCTCGAGAGCGGCGACGACACCGCCAGGAGCCTGGGGGTGAACGTGGGGCGCACGCGCATGGTGGGAATGTTCCTGGCCTCCCTGGTGACCGCGGTGGCGGTCTCCTTCCTGGGCATCATCGCCTTCGTGGGGCTGGTGAGCCCCCACCTCGTCCGGCGCGTGATCGGGGGCGATTACCGTTACCTGATCCCCGGCGCGTGCGCCATGGGGGCCTTCCTCCTTCTCGCCTCGGATACCCTGAGCAGGACCATCATCGCCCCGGTGGTGCTCCCGGTGGGAGCGATAACCTCCTTCATGGGCGCTCCCCTCTTCCTCTACCTGCTGGCCAAGGGATACAGGAGGGCGTGA
- a CDS encoding MBL fold metallo-hydrolase: protein MLPDGIFLHRDEETVWPASANVLMIRDQDGAVLVDVGCGREEVYLGLKDFLASHGLGIGDVHTVVLTHAHPDHMGAMRFLLEEISPRVFLHPVEVPLAADPSRLNHTFDMDLPFRYGMADIPRERADIIEYFRHLCPMASAEATDVLLPGEEIELGKFTFLVINTPGHANGLVSLFEPGSGMLFTADAVGDVTAWYSPSSGGLTGFLDGLDRLSRLPATLLVPSHGRISERPGEEIARTRAYLLRREERVLRELATGPLTFPELVRRAFKNPLIHLFPGPQILQCHLDKLQAEGRVRLHGREKDFLVELVP from the coding sequence TTGCTTCCCGACGGAATCTTTCTGCACAGGGACGAGGAGACGGTCTGGCCGGCCTCGGCCAACGTGCTCATGATCCGGGACCAAGACGGCGCGGTCCTGGTGGACGTGGGCTGCGGGCGCGAGGAGGTCTACCTCGGCCTCAAGGATTTCCTCGCCTCCCACGGCCTGGGGATCGGCGACGTGCACACCGTGGTGCTCACCCACGCCCACCCGGACCACATGGGCGCCATGCGCTTTCTCCTGGAGGAGATATCGCCGCGTGTGTTCCTGCATCCCGTGGAGGTTCCGCTGGCCGCCGATCCCTCGCGGCTCAACCACACCTTCGACATGGACCTGCCCTTCCGCTACGGCATGGCGGACATCCCCCGGGAGCGGGCGGACATCATCGAGTACTTCCGCCACCTCTGCCCCATGGCCAGCGCCGAGGCCACCGACGTGCTTTTGCCCGGGGAAGAAATAGAGCTGGGTAAATTTACCTTTCTAGTGATCAACACCCCGGGGCATGCCAACGGCCTCGTCTCCCTCTTCGAGCCGGGGAGCGGCATGCTCTTCACCGCCGATGCCGTGGGGGATGTGACGGCATGGTACTCCCCGTCCTCGGGGGGCCTCACGGGATTCCTGGATGGGCTGGATAGACTTTCCAGATTGCCGGCCACCCTCCTCGTGCCCTCCCACGGAAGAATAAGCGAGCGACCCGGCGAGGAGATCGCCAGGACCAGGGCCTACCTTCTGCGCCGCGAGGAAAGGGTGCTGCGGGAGCTCGCGACGGGTCCGCTCACCTTCCCGGAGCTCGTGCGGCGCGCCTTTAAGAATCCCCTGATCCACCTCTTCCCCGGACCCCAGATACTCCAGTGCCACCTGGACAAGCTGCAGGCGGAGGGCCGCGTGCGCCTGCACGGCCGGGAGAAGGATTTCCTGGTGGAGCTCGTTCCTTGA
- a CDS encoding amylo-alpha-1,6-glucosidase produces the protein MAKGTEALCLEGGGGLPFIVSEVPRQSLIIKEGEYFLFTYENGDMAHGNRAGLGLYYRDTRFLSTLETRIEGMQPLFLSSSVERGYMANIHLSNPDIVTGEELSIPQDAISIRRSRLIQDGLVERIYVRNYHTAPVHVHLGLSLANDFADIFEVRGMRRPRRGRVHRPRVQEKEVLLSYTGTDRLRRLTRILFSREPAEVRGGRAGVEVVFAFLLAAGEVDFIDMHVIPLEEGEEKAPAKFLAARMALRRSYEEWVEGTARIETDNNVFNLIVQRSMRDLRALHTRTRYGDIVVGGVPWYSAPFGRDALIACYQTLMLKPELARDSLFFLAAFQGREVNDWRDEEPGKIIHEIRQGEMARMNEIPHTPYYGSVDSTPLFLILVSEYLKWTGDLETFRRLEENVELALRWIDEYGDQDGDGLVEYSSRSSMGLSNQYWKDSGDSILLPGGRLPCMPVATVETQGYVYYAKRRMGELYLDLGEEEKGKRLQAEAEEVRRKVEELFWDEELGIYVLALDGEKQPVRVVSSNAGQLLFTGLPSLERARRVIRRLMESDMFSGWGIRTLSEKEHYYNPMSYHNGSIWPHDNAIILRGMKRYGGEEACMKLVEGLSRACMRMENLRLPELFCGFRRTLFDEPVPYPVACSPQAWASGSVFLILQSMLGISPDARRGAVYVNKPCLPGWLERVHLRNLRVGDARLGLLFRYEAGLTVFSVTEKEGDIRVVIEE, from the coding sequence ATGGCGAAAGGAACGGAGGCGCTCTGCCTGGAGGGCGGCGGGGGTCTCCCCTTCATCGTGAGCGAGGTCCCCCGCCAGTCGCTGATCATCAAGGAGGGGGAGTACTTCCTCTTCACCTACGAGAACGGGGACATGGCCCACGGCAACCGCGCCGGGCTCGGCCTCTATTACCGCGATACCCGCTTCCTCTCCACCCTGGAGACGCGCATCGAGGGCATGCAGCCGCTCTTCCTCTCCTCCTCCGTGGAACGGGGATACATGGCCAACATCCACCTCTCCAACCCGGACATCGTGACGGGCGAGGAACTCTCCATCCCCCAGGACGCCATCAGCATACGGCGCAGCCGCCTCATCCAGGACGGCCTCGTGGAGAGGATATACGTGCGCAACTACCACACCGCGCCGGTGCACGTGCACCTGGGCCTCAGCCTGGCCAACGACTTCGCGGACATCTTCGAGGTGCGCGGCATGCGCCGCCCGCGGCGGGGGAGGGTGCACCGCCCCCGCGTGCAGGAGAAGGAGGTGCTCCTCTCCTACACGGGGACCGACCGCCTGCGCCGCCTCACGCGCATCCTCTTCTCCCGCGAGCCCGCGGAGGTGCGCGGGGGCAGGGCCGGGGTGGAGGTGGTCTTCGCCTTCCTCCTAGCCGCGGGCGAGGTGGATTTCATAGATATGCACGTCATCCCCCTGGAGGAGGGGGAAGAAAAGGCGCCCGCCAAGTTCCTCGCGGCGAGGATGGCCCTGCGCCGCTCCTACGAGGAATGGGTGGAGGGCACCGCCCGCATCGAGACGGACAACAACGTCTTCAACCTCATCGTGCAGCGCAGCATGCGCGACCTGCGCGCATTGCATACCCGCACGCGCTACGGGGACATCGTGGTGGGGGGCGTGCCCTGGTATTCCGCTCCCTTCGGGAGGGATGCCCTCATCGCCTGCTACCAGACCCTCATGCTCAAGCCGGAGCTGGCGCGGGACAGCCTCTTCTTCCTGGCCGCCTTCCAGGGAAGGGAAGTCAACGACTGGCGGGACGAGGAGCCGGGGAAGATCATCCACGAGATACGCCAGGGGGAGATGGCCCGCATGAACGAGATACCCCACACCCCCTACTACGGGTCGGTGGATTCCACCCCGCTCTTCCTCATCCTGGTGAGCGAGTACCTGAAGTGGACCGGCGACCTGGAGACCTTCCGCCGCCTGGAGGAGAACGTGGAACTCGCCCTGCGCTGGATCGACGAGTACGGCGACCAGGACGGCGACGGGCTGGTGGAGTACAGCAGCCGCAGCTCCATGGGGCTTTCCAACCAGTACTGGAAGGACTCGGGGGATTCCATACTCCTCCCGGGAGGGCGCCTGCCCTGCATGCCCGTGGCCACCGTGGAGACGCAGGGGTACGTTTACTACGCCAAGCGGCGCATGGGGGAGCTCTACCTCGACCTCGGCGAGGAGGAAAAGGGGAAGCGCCTCCAGGCGGAGGCCGAGGAGGTGAGGCGCAAGGTGGAGGAGCTCTTCTGGGATGAGGAGCTCGGCATCTACGTCCTCGCCCTGGACGGCGAGAAGCAGCCGGTGCGCGTGGTGTCCTCCAACGCCGGCCAGCTCCTCTTCACCGGTCTGCCCTCCCTGGAGAGGGCGCGCAGGGTGATACGGCGGCTGATGGAGAGCGACATGTTCTCGGGATGGGGCATACGCACCCTGAGCGAGAAGGAGCATTACTACAACCCCATGAGCTACCACAACGGCAGCATCTGGCCCCACGACAACGCCATCATCCTGCGGGGGATGAAGCGCTACGGCGGGGAGGAGGCCTGCATGAAGCTGGTGGAAGGGCTTTCCAGGGCCTGCATGCGCATGGAGAACCTCCGCCTCCCGGAGCTCTTCTGCGGCTTCCGGCGCACCCTCTTCGACGAGCCGGTGCCCTACCCGGTGGCCTGCAGCCCGCAGGCCTGGGCGTCCGGGAGCGTCTTCCTCATCCTCCAGTCCATGCTGGGCATCTCCCCCGACGCGCGCCGCGGGGCGGTATACGTCAACAAGCCATGCCTGCCGGGCTGGCTGGAGAGGGTGCACCTGCGGAACCTGCGGGTGGGGGACGCGCGCCTGGGCCTGCTCTTCCGCTACGAGGCCGGCCTCACCGTCTTCAGCGTCACCGAGAAGGAGGGCGACATCCGCGTGGTCATCGAGGAATGA